The genomic segment TGGAGGGACGTACACTAACAGATTTTGTCGTTAGCAGTGCCCAAGCTGCAGCCTGTAAGGTAATTGAGCGCCACCAAATCCTCCAGTTAACCCTTGAAGAGAGCGTAGTCTTTGTAGAGGCTTTACTGGATCCACCAGAGCCTAATAATGCATTAAAGTTGGCAGCTTCACGTTACAAAGAGAAGATGTTGCCCCATGGTATTGGTAATTGAACCCTTTAATCATGCTACTCACGTGCGTTCAAGCTTTTGCTGTGGAGAAGCAACTCTAGACAACTACATACAGCGGCAAGCTTCACAAGACCTGAAGAAGCGGATGGCGGCAGTCTTTGTTTTGATAGACTCTCCCAACGTGGAGGTGCTGGGATACTACACTCTTTCTGCCTACACTGTAAGCGTTACTGCATTGCAGGAAAACCTAGGCAAATGCTTACTCCGTTATCCTCAATTGCCAGCAACACTGTTAGGACGTTTAGCAGTGGACGGCGCCCATAAGGGGCAAGGGTTAGGAGAGTTATTGTTGGTTGATGCCTTAAAGAAAATACTAGAGACTTCAAGAGAGATTGCATCCCTTGCGATCATTGTAGAGGCTTTAAATCAACCAGCTCGGAGTTTTTATCTTA from the Synechocystis sp. PCC 7338 genome contains:
- a CDS encoding GNAT family N-acetyltransferase, yielding MVLVIEPFNHATHVRSSFCCGEATLDNYIQRQASQDLKKRMAAVFVLIDSPNVEVLGYYTLSAYTVSVTALQENLGKCLLRYPQLPATLLGRLAVDGAHKGQGLGELLLVDALKKILETSREIASLAIIVEALNQPARSFYLKYGFIPFQQEPMKLYLPLQSVEGLI
- a CDS encoding DUF1778 domain-containing protein; its protein translation is MTPTPKSQSMARLEARINPETKALMQKAADLEGRTLTDFVVSSAQAAACKVIERHQILQLTLEESVVFVEALLDPPEPNNALKLAASRYKEKMLPHGIGN